One Microbacter margulisiae genomic window carries:
- the carA gene encoding glutamine-hydrolyzing carbamoyl-phosphate synthase small subunit produces the protein MEKSKAMQLVLENGMIFHGQSFGYESPRAGEVVFSTAMVGYPESLTDPSYSGQILVVTYPLIGNYGVPQTGMENGLSIFYESEIIHVNGLVISDYSFEYSHWNANKSLSDWLKENKVPAICGVDTRELTKVIREYGSMKGKLVFPDMPNIDFVDPNKENLVAKVSCNEVIRYGNGSKKIVLVDCGVKHNIIRCFLKRDVTVIRVPWNYDFSTLDYDGLFISNGPGDPEYCEATIDHLRDAIHGEKPIFGICLGNQLLSLAGGASTYKLKYGHRSHNQPVRMVGTNRCFVTSQNHGFAVNNETLGNDWEPLFINLNDGTNEGVRHKTKPFFSTQFHPEASSGPTDTEFLFDEFLNLIDK, from the coding sequence ATGGAAAAAAGTAAAGCCATGCAATTGGTGTTGGAAAACGGCATGATTTTTCACGGGCAATCGTTCGGATATGAATCGCCCCGAGCGGGAGAAGTCGTTTTTAGCACAGCAATGGTCGGGTATCCCGAAAGTTTAACGGATCCTTCCTATTCCGGTCAGATTTTAGTTGTCACTTATCCGTTGATCGGCAATTACGGAGTCCCGCAAACAGGAATGGAAAACGGCTTATCAATCTTTTACGAATCGGAAATAATTCATGTCAACGGACTGGTTATTTCCGATTATTCGTTTGAATACAGCCATTGGAATGCCAACAAGAGTTTAAGCGATTGGCTTAAGGAAAATAAAGTGCCGGCTATTTGCGGAGTAGATACTCGTGAATTGACCAAGGTGATTCGTGAATATGGATCAATGAAAGGTAAATTGGTTTTTCCTGACATGCCTAATATTGACTTTGTTGATCCCAATAAAGAAAATCTGGTAGCAAAAGTAAGCTGCAATGAGGTAATTCGCTATGGAAACGGATCCAAAAAAATTGTATTGGTCGATTGTGGGGTAAAACATAATATTATCCGTTGTTTTCTCAAGCGTGACGTAACAGTGATTCGTGTGCCGTGGAATTATGATTTTAGTACGCTTGATTATGATGGTTTATTCATTTCCAATGGTCCCGGTGATCCTGAATATTGCGAAGCAACCATTGATCATTTGCGGGATGCTATCCATGGTGAGAAGCCTATTTTTGGTATTTGCTTAGGGAATCAATTGCTATCGCTCGCCGGCGGCGCTTCAACCTATAAATTGAAATACGGTCATCGAAGCCACAATCAGCCGGTTCGTATGGTGGGTACAAATCGTTGTTTTGTTACTTCGCAGAATCATGGTTTTGCAGTAAATAATGAGACATTGGGTAACGATTGGGAACCTTTGTTTATCAATCTGAATGACGGAACCAATGAAGGTGTTCGTCATAAAACTAAACCGTTTTTTTCAACCCAGTTCCATCCCGAGGCTTCTAGTGGACCAACTGATACCGAATTTTTGTTTGATGAGTTCTTGAATCTGATCGATAAATAA
- the mutL gene encoding DNA mismatch repair endonuclease MutL: protein MHDIIHLLPDHVANQIAAGEVIQRPASVLKELVENAIDAEATLIQVILKDAGRTLIQVIDNGKGMSETDVRMAFERHATSKIQDASDLFALHTMGFRGEALASIAAVAQIEVHTRREEDELGSLIAISGSHLEKQEVISCPKGTVFFVKNLFFNVPARRKFLKSNETELRQLIMELTRIALVYPQLQFTLHHNDTELLRLMPSNHRQRIGQLFPSRNHSTQHQLLPISAETSMVSISGYVGTPETSVRNPNQFFFVNGRYMRHPYFHKAVMQAYEGMIASPLSPSYFIYFEIDPATIDVNIHPTKTEIKFEHEPAVWSILLAAVKESLSKSHAIPSIEFDQEGAIDIPPMTTTKAPAEQPRVNVNPAYNPFDTYSERSSHYTRPPMNWESLYQDFEKPKETLFSQKQVFPSEDDTQQGLLDEEHEGKNYLLYKNRFILAGGKSGLMFVDRQRAHIRILFEQWMRQLRERKGFSQQLLFPEMISLSIDDALLFETVLPELQDVGFDLSSLGKDTFVINGVPAGFEKSSVMSMIELLIDTVKHSKGKMKEVLDEAIALTMAKSAAVNNDRPMTQDEMGQLLGQLFTCENPNTTPDGKPIVVILGQDEIEKKF from the coding sequence ATGCATGACATTATTCATCTTTTGCCTGATCATGTTGCCAACCAAATTGCTGCTGGCGAAGTGATCCAAAGGCCGGCTTCGGTTCTCAAGGAGCTGGTAGAAAATGCCATAGATGCTGAAGCTACATTAATTCAGGTAATTCTGAAAGATGCTGGCCGAACATTGATTCAGGTGATTGACAACGGCAAAGGCATGTCAGAAACAGATGTACGTATGGCTTTTGAACGTCATGCTACTTCCAAAATTCAGGATGCATCCGATTTATTCGCTTTGCATACAATGGGATTTCGGGGTGAAGCGTTGGCTTCCATTGCTGCTGTGGCACAGATAGAGGTACATACCCGGCGAGAAGAAGACGAATTAGGTTCATTGATTGCTATTTCAGGTTCGCATCTTGAGAAACAGGAGGTCATCAGTTGTCCGAAAGGAACGGTTTTCTTTGTGAAAAATCTCTTTTTCAATGTGCCTGCACGCCGTAAGTTTCTGAAATCAAACGAAACGGAGTTGCGTCAACTCATTATGGAACTTACCCGCATTGCGCTGGTTTATCCACAGCTTCAATTCACGTTGCATCATAACGATACGGAACTGCTGCGTTTGATGCCGAGCAATCATCGGCAACGAATCGGACAACTTTTCCCTTCGAGAAATCATTCTACCCAGCATCAGTTGTTGCCAATAAGTGCTGAAACATCCATGGTTTCGATTTCGGGCTATGTGGGAACTCCTGAAACATCAGTGCGTAATCCAAACCAGTTCTTTTTTGTCAATGGGCGATACATGCGGCATCCGTACTTTCATAAAGCGGTGATGCAGGCCTACGAAGGAATGATTGCCAGTCCGCTGTCTCCTTCTTATTTTATCTATTTTGAAATTGATCCTGCTACAATTGATGTCAATATTCATCCTACGAAGACAGAAATCAAGTTTGAGCACGAACCTGCTGTCTGGTCTATTTTATTGGCTGCCGTAAAAGAGTCGCTGAGTAAATCGCATGCCATTCCTTCCATTGAATTCGACCAGGAAGGTGCAATTGATATTCCTCCGATGACCACAACGAAAGCTCCTGCGGAACAACCCAGAGTGAACGTCAATCCGGCCTACAATCCTTTTGATACCTATTCCGAACGGTCTTCGCATTACACCCGTCCTCCGATGAATTGGGAATCATTATATCAGGATTTTGAAAAACCCAAAGAAACGCTATTTTCTCAGAAACAGGTTTTCCCAAGTGAGGATGATACTCAGCAAGGATTGCTGGATGAAGAACATGAAGGGAAAAACTATCTGTTGTATAAGAATCGGTTTATTTTGGCAGGTGGCAAGTCTGGCCTGATGTTTGTCGATCGTCAGCGTGCTCATATCCGCATTTTGTTCGAACAGTGGATGCGGCAACTTCGCGAACGAAAAGGATTTTCGCAACAATTACTCTTTCCTGAAATGATTTCACTGAGCATCGATGATGCCTTATTATTCGAAACGGTACTCCCCGAATTGCAGGATGTTGGTTTCGATTTGTCTTCATTGGGGAAAGATACGTTTGTGATTAATGGTGTCCCTGCGGGTTTTGAAAAAAGTTCGGTCATGTCAATGATTGAGTTGTTGATTGACACCGTGAAGCATAGCAAGGGGAAAATGAAGGAGGTGCTTGACGAAGCGATTGCGCTTACTATGGCAAAGTCAGCTGCAGTTAATAATGACCGCCCCATGACTCAGGACGAGATGGGGCAATTGCTCGGACAACTCTTTACGTGTGAAAATCCCAATACCACTCCCGACGGGAAACCTATAGTTGTCATTCTGGGACAGGATGAAATTGAGAAAAAGTTTTAA
- the carB gene encoding carbamoyl-phosphate synthase (glutamine-hydrolyzing) large subunit, giving the protein MNVTDMMISKDNVVSLIKKVLILGSGALKIGEAGEFDYSGSQALKALKEEGIETVLINPNIATVQTSEGVADKIYFLPITPFFVEKVIRKENPDGLLLAFGGQTALNCGVQLYQTGILEKYNLRVLGTPVQAIMDTEDRELFVRKLDEIDVKTIKSVAVHNLEDAISAAESLEYPIIVRAAYALGGLGSGFCNNEQELRILAQKALNYSPQLLIEKSLKGWKEVEYEVVRDRFDNCITVCNMENFDPLGIHTGESIVVAPSQTLTNSEYHKLREIAIRIVRHIGIVGECNVQYALDPDSEDYRVIEVNARLSRSSALASKATGYPLAFVAAKLALGYGLFDLKNSVTKTTPAFFEPALDYVVCKIPRWDLAKFHGVSREIGSSMKSVGEVMAIGRTFEESLQKGLRMIQQGMHGFIGNKQLDVDDLDKALAEPTDRRIFYLSQAIQMGYSIDRIHDLTKIDKWFLQKLQNIVDIAHKLEQAGSFEATSDILFRQAKQTGFSDFQIARLLFHAKNNMAERANEVRAERKKRGITPVVKQIDTLAAEYPAQTNYLYITYNGTSNDIHYLGDHRSVVVLGSGAYRIGSSVEFDWCSVNALNTIRKEGLRSVMINYNPETVSTDYDMCDRLYFDELTYERVMDILELENPMGTIVSVGGQIPNNLAVRLSEANVHLLGTDAASIDNAEDRHKFSSMLDKLKIDQPRWQELRSFDDVKQFVTNVGFPVLVRPSYVLSGAAMNVCSNEEELEEFLKLATEVSQEHPVVVSEFIENAKEIEIDAVANKGEIVVYAISEHVEFAGVHSGDATIQFPPQKIYVETVRRIKQIARQIAKSLNISGPFNIQFLAKDNDIKVIECNLRASRSFPFVSKVLKINFIDLATQVMLGLNPAKPQKSAFDLDYVGIKASQFSFTRLQKADPVLGVDMASTGEVGCIGHHFDDALLTAMLSVGYRIPEKTVMVSSGETKSKVELLEACRLLQNKEYQIFATHGTQQFLEAHGVKAVDVNWPDEDGDHNVMSMIADKTFDLVINIPKNLTKRELSNGYKIRRGAIDFNIPLITNARLASAFIKAFCKMSMDDIDIRHWAEYK; this is encoded by the coding sequence ATGAACGTCACAGATATGATGATATCTAAAGATAACGTGGTTTCCCTTATTAAAAAAGTATTAATTCTTGGTTCCGGAGCTCTGAAAATCGGAGAAGCAGGTGAGTTTGACTATTCTGGATCTCAAGCATTAAAAGCTTTGAAAGAAGAGGGTATCGAAACTGTTTTGATTAATCCGAACATTGCCACGGTACAAACTTCAGAAGGGGTTGCCGACAAGATTTATTTTCTCCCTATTACTCCTTTTTTTGTCGAAAAGGTAATCCGAAAAGAAAATCCGGATGGACTGTTACTCGCTTTTGGAGGACAAACAGCGCTCAACTGCGGAGTTCAGCTTTATCAAACAGGAATACTGGAAAAATATAATCTTCGCGTTTTAGGTACTCCCGTACAGGCAATAATGGATACAGAGGATCGAGAATTGTTTGTTCGGAAATTAGATGAGATTGATGTAAAAACCATCAAGAGCGTTGCTGTTCATAACCTGGAAGATGCTATTAGCGCAGCCGAATCGCTGGAATACCCTATTATTGTAAGGGCTGCTTATGCCTTAGGAGGATTGGGCAGCGGTTTTTGTAATAATGAACAAGAATTGAGAATTCTTGCACAAAAAGCATTGAACTATTCCCCTCAATTATTGATTGAAAAATCATTGAAAGGGTGGAAAGAGGTAGAATATGAGGTTGTCCGTGATCGCTTCGATAATTGCATCACGGTATGTAATATGGAAAATTTTGATCCTCTGGGAATTCACACGGGAGAAAGTATTGTAGTGGCACCTTCGCAAACGTTGACTAACAGTGAATATCATAAGCTGCGTGAAATTGCTATTCGCATCGTCCGTCATATAGGGATTGTAGGGGAATGTAATGTACAGTATGCTTTGGATCCTGATTCCGAAGATTACAGGGTCATTGAAGTGAATGCCCGCCTGAGTCGATCTTCGGCTTTGGCTTCGAAAGCTACGGGTTATCCCTTGGCTTTTGTAGCGGCAAAGCTGGCTCTTGGTTATGGTTTGTTTGATTTGAAGAATTCGGTTACTAAAACCACACCTGCATTTTTTGAACCTGCTCTTGATTATGTCGTTTGTAAAATTCCACGGTGGGATTTGGCTAAATTTCACGGTGTTTCACGTGAAATAGGCAGTAGCATGAAAAGTGTAGGAGAGGTGATGGCTATTGGTCGTACCTTTGAAGAATCGTTGCAAAAGGGCTTGCGAATGATCCAACAGGGCATGCACGGTTTCATCGGAAATAAACAATTGGATGTCGATGATTTGGATAAAGCGCTTGCTGAACCAACAGACCGGCGGATTTTTTATCTTTCACAGGCGATACAGATGGGTTATTCCATTGATCGTATTCATGACTTAACAAAGATCGATAAATGGTTTTTGCAAAAACTTCAAAATATTGTAGATATTGCACACAAGCTGGAACAAGCAGGTTCGTTTGAGGCCACTTCGGATATTTTGTTCCGCCAGGCAAAACAAACCGGTTTTTCTGATTTCCAGATTGCTCGTTTACTGTTTCATGCAAAAAATAATATGGCTGAACGTGCTAACGAGGTACGGGCGGAACGAAAGAAACGTGGTATTACTCCTGTAGTAAAACAAATTGATACTTTAGCTGCTGAATATCCGGCACAAACTAATTATCTTTATATTACATACAACGGAACATCTAATGACATACATTATTTAGGTGATCACCGATCGGTGGTTGTCCTTGGTTCGGGAGCTTACCGTATCGGTAGTTCCGTTGAGTTTGACTGGTGTAGTGTCAACGCATTGAATACGATTCGCAAAGAAGGGTTACGGTCGGTAATGATTAATTACAATCCAGAAACTGTTTCGACTGACTATGACATGTGCGATCGTTTGTATTTTGATGAATTGACATATGAGCGTGTGATGGATATTTTGGAATTAGAAAATCCAATGGGAACTATCGTTTCTGTCGGTGGTCAGATTCCAAACAATCTTGCTGTTCGGCTAAGTGAAGCCAATGTACATCTTCTTGGTACAGATGCAGCTTCTATTGACAATGCCGAAGACAGGCATAAGTTTTCCAGTATGCTGGATAAGCTGAAGATAGACCAGCCGCGCTGGCAGGAGTTGAGATCCTTTGATGATGTAAAACAATTTGTGACTAATGTGGGATTTCCTGTTTTAGTTCGTCCATCTTATGTGCTTTCGGGTGCTGCCATGAATGTATGTTCGAACGAAGAAGAGCTGGAAGAGTTCTTGAAATTAGCGACTGAAGTATCACAGGAGCATCCGGTAGTTGTTTCCGAATTTATTGAAAACGCTAAGGAAATTGAGATTGATGCAGTTGCCAATAAGGGGGAAATTGTGGTATATGCCATCTCGGAACATGTTGAATTTGCAGGAGTGCATTCCGGTGATGCTACGATTCAGTTTCCACCTCAAAAGATTTATGTAGAGACGGTTCGTCGAATCAAACAAATTGCACGCCAAATAGCAAAATCGCTTAATATATCGGGCCCCTTCAATATTCAATTTCTGGCAAAAGATAATGATATTAAGGTTATTGAATGTAACCTGCGTGCTTCACGAAGTTTTCCATTTGTTTCAAAAGTACTAAAAATTAATTTTATAGATTTAGCTACTCAGGTTATGTTGGGATTGAATCCGGCAAAACCGCAAAAGTCAGCGTTTGATCTGGACTATGTGGGAATTAAAGCTTCTCAGTTTTCTTTCACCCGATTACAGAAAGCAGATCCTGTTTTAGGTGTTGATATGGCTTCGACAGGAGAGGTAGGTTGTATTGGGCATCATTTTGATGACGCCTTGCTCACCGCCATGTTATCTGTTGGATACCGGATTCCAGAGAAGACTGTGATGGTTTCTTCCGGCGAAACCAAATCAAAGGTGGAACTACTGGAAGCATGTCGTTTACTGCAAAATAAAGAATATCAGATCTTTGCTACGCATGGTACACAACAATTTCTTGAAGCTCACGGCGTCAAAGCTGTGGATGTGAATTGGCCAGATGAGGATGGAGATCATAATGTGATGAGCATGATTGCCGATAAAACATTTGATTTGGTAATTAACATTCCGAAAAATTTAACGAAGCGGGAACTTTCTAATGGATATAAGATCAGAAGAGGAGCTATCGATTTTAATATTCCGTTGATTACGAATGCTCGTTTAGCAAGTGCTTTTATTAAAGCATTTTGCAAAATGAGCATGGATGATATAGATATCCGTCATTGGGCTGAATATAAATAA
- the pta gene encoding phosphate acetyltransferase gives MKLLETIMQRAQQDPQHIVLPEGNEERTLQAADAILAKKAAKITLIGKPSEIQALANQFQLKHIDQATILDPENYDKMEAYAQLLVELRKNKGMTLEQAQKLVKDPLYIGALMIKSGDADGEVAGARNTTGNVLRPALQIVKTKPGVSVVSGAVLLFTESPYGENGFVMMADLAVTPNPTAQELAEIAVMTGHTARTLGGFEPRIALLSFSTKGSAKHELVDKVVEATRIAKEMAPDMQIDGELQADAALVPSVGASKAPGSDVAGHANVLIMPDIQAGNIGYKLVQRLGNAQAIGPVLQGMGAPINDLSRGCSADDIIQMIAITVNQAISLKHNKDGILH, from the coding sequence ATGAAACTGCTTGAAACCATCATGCAACGTGCTCAACAAGATCCACAGCACATTGTATTACCCGAAGGGAATGAAGAACGGACACTTCAAGCTGCCGACGCCATTTTAGCAAAAAAAGCAGCAAAAATAACCTTAATTGGAAAACCGAGTGAGATTCAGGCATTAGCCAATCAATTTCAATTAAAGCATATTGACCAAGCCACAATTCTTGATCCAGAGAATTATGATAAAATGGAAGCGTACGCTCAACTTCTAGTCGAATTGCGTAAAAACAAGGGAATGACCCTAGAACAGGCTCAAAAGTTGGTAAAAGATCCGCTTTATATCGGGGCACTGATGATCAAAAGTGGCGATGCTGACGGAGAAGTTGCCGGAGCGCGTAATACAACAGGAAATGTACTTCGTCCTGCACTTCAGATCGTAAAGACAAAACCAGGAGTATCTGTTGTTTCAGGAGCCGTTCTGCTTTTCACTGAAAGTCCTTATGGTGAAAATGGCTTTGTCATGATGGCAGATTTAGCTGTAACACCTAATCCTACAGCACAAGAATTAGCTGAAATTGCTGTTATGACAGGACATACAGCACGCACATTGGGTGGTTTTGAACCTCGGATTGCATTGCTCAGCTTTTCCACAAAAGGAAGTGCTAAGCATGAATTGGTGGATAAAGTAGTGGAAGCAACTCGTATCGCAAAAGAAATGGCTCCGGATATGCAAATCGACGGAGAATTGCAAGCTGATGCAGCACTAGTCCCGTCTGTAGGAGCCAGTAAAGCCCCTGGAAGTGACGTAGCTGGACATGCAAACGTACTAATTATGCCTGATATACAGGCCGGAAACATTGGGTACAAGCTGGTACAACGTTTGGGAAATGCTCAAGCTATCGGACCTGTATTGCAAGGTATGGGAGCCCCAATCAACGACTTGTCACGCGGATGTTCGGCTGACGATATTATTCAAATGATTGCTATAACCGTTAATCAGGCCATCAGCTTAAAACACAACAAAGATGGCATTTTACATTAA
- a CDS encoding acetate kinase — protein sequence MKILVLNCGSSSVKYKLFDMTTKTILGQGGVEKLGMRGSFLRHTRADGDRVTLEGEILTHQSAIEYILGVLISQKHGAIRSLEEIDAVGHRLVHGGEKFNSSVLIDDEVISKIEECIEIAPLHNPPNLAGINAIKELLPNIPQVGVFDTAFHQTMEPHAYMYAIPYSLYTKYGIRRYGFHGTSHRYVSKRACEFLGLEYEKAKLITCHIGNGASITAIKEGKSIDTSMGFTPVEGLMMGTRSGDIDAGVVTFLMDKEVLGTESASTLFNKHSGVLGISGVSSDMRDLDKAIAEGNDHAKLALKMYQYRIKKYIGSYLAVLGGADAIIFTGGVGENQSATREAVCSDMEWLGISIDSATNANTHGIEAIVSTPNSKIKIVVIPTDEELMIATDTMQIITKS from the coding sequence ATGAAAATATTAGTATTAAACTGCGGTAGCTCTTCCGTCAAGTACAAACTATTTGATATGACTACCAAAACTATTCTTGGTCAGGGAGGTGTCGAAAAATTAGGCATGCGTGGTTCTTTTTTGCGCCACACCAGGGCTGATGGAGATCGGGTGACTTTGGAGGGAGAAATATTAACCCACCAAAGTGCTATCGAATACATCCTGGGGGTACTTATCAGTCAAAAACACGGTGCCATTCGTTCATTGGAAGAAATTGATGCTGTCGGTCACCGATTAGTGCATGGTGGTGAAAAATTCAATTCCAGTGTATTGATTGATGATGAAGTCATTTCGAAAATTGAAGAATGCATCGAAATTGCTCCCTTGCACAATCCACCCAATCTAGCTGGAATTAATGCAATTAAAGAATTGCTGCCAAATATTCCTCAGGTAGGAGTTTTTGATACCGCTTTCCATCAAACAATGGAACCTCATGCATACATGTATGCCATTCCTTATTCATTATATACAAAGTACGGCATTCGTCGTTATGGATTTCACGGCACCAGTCATCGCTACGTATCAAAACGGGCATGTGAATTTTTAGGTTTGGAATACGAAAAAGCCAAACTAATCACTTGCCATATTGGTAACGGAGCATCCATCACAGCTATTAAAGAGGGGAAATCGATTGATACCTCCATGGGATTCACTCCGGTAGAAGGTTTGATGATGGGGACAAGGTCTGGGGATATCGATGCCGGTGTAGTCACTTTTTTAATGGATAAAGAAGTGCTGGGAACCGAATCGGCCTCTACCCTTTTCAACAAACATAGCGGAGTACTGGGAATTTCAGGGGTTTCATCAGATATGCGTGATCTTGACAAAGCGATTGCTGAAGGAAATGACCATGCCAAACTTGCTTTAAAAATGTATCAATACCGGATCAAAAAATATATCGGTTCATATCTCGCTGTGCTAGGTGGAGCCGATGCTATTATTTTTACCGGCGGAGTTGGAGAAAATCAGTCTGCTACGCGTGAAGCCGTTTGCAGCGACATGGAATGGTTAGGAATTTCAATTGATTCGGCAACCAATGCAAACACTCATGGCATTGAAGCAATTGTCAGTACCCCCAATTCCAAAATCAAAATTGTTGTTATCCCTACTGATGAGGAACTTATGATTGCAACGGACACTATGCAAATTATCACTAAGTCCTAA
- a CDS encoding 3-hydroxyacyl-CoA dehydrogenase family protein, with protein sequence MADLPKEPIENYGLSKKDRKRTLFSRIGVVGCGKEGSLIASIAASKGMEVVFLEINQEKISNAFARIESILDLRVNNWGLTSSEKKVILSRIKGTTEYRDFVGCDFVIEAIRYDNKTGQQSTEGRKEVFKKLEAILTPEAIIATNVSTIVVTALASELQHQNRCIGVHFLTNIRDSHIIEIVRGLNTSDATFEKVCRFAELINYSYISVLESVGLVSLRMFLIMLNEACSIVMEGIATLEDIDKLLTVGFGHRQGVFFTADRMGIEKIVPLMENLFHEYGNIKYKPSPMIMRLYRAKYYGVSRRKGFYTYDETGRIINN encoded by the coding sequence ATGGCGGACTTACCCAAAGAACCTATTGAAAATTACGGTCTTAGCAAAAAAGATCGTAAACGTACCCTTTTTTCACGCATCGGCGTAGTAGGATGTGGCAAAGAAGGAAGCCTCATCGCTTCCATTGCAGCCAGCAAAGGAATGGAAGTGGTTTTTTTAGAAATCAATCAGGAAAAAATCTCTAATGCATTTGCTCGTATAGAATCAATACTTGATTTGCGTGTAAACAACTGGGGATTAACTTCATCAGAAAAAAAAGTTATCCTTTCCAGAATTAAGGGAACAACCGAATATCGTGATTTCGTAGGATGTGACTTTGTTATTGAAGCCATTCGTTACGATAACAAAACAGGGCAACAAAGCACCGAAGGTCGTAAAGAAGTTTTCAAAAAACTTGAAGCCATCCTCACTCCGGAAGCTATTATTGCCACGAACGTTTCAACGATTGTAGTAACGGCTTTAGCTAGTGAACTACAACATCAGAACCGATGCATTGGCGTTCATTTTCTAACCAACATCAGGGATTCGCATATTATTGAAATTGTAAGAGGACTCAACACCTCAGACGCCACATTTGAAAAAGTATGCCGTTTTGCAGAACTCATTAACTACAGTTATATTTCTGTACTAGAATCTGTTGGACTGGTAAGCCTCCGCATGTTTCTTATTATGCTGAATGAAGCTTGTTCCATCGTGATGGAAGGCATAGCCACACTAGAGGATATAGACAAACTCTTAACCGTAGGATTCGGCCACCGCCAGGGGGTCTTTTTCACAGCTGACAGAATGGGAATAGAAAAAATTGTTCCGTTAATGGAAAATCTATTCCATGAATATGGCAATATAAAATATAAGCCATCTCCAATGATCATGCGACTCTACCGTGCTAAATATTACGGAGTCAGTCGTCGAAAAGGATTTTACACCTATGACGAAACCGGCCGGATTATAAACAACTGA
- a CDS encoding aldo/keto reductase, translated as MQIEPSPSRYEDKMQYIQCGNSGLQLPRISLGLWHNFGDVDDYDEAVRMVQYAFDNGITHFDLANNYGPPEGTAEANFGKILQHFPKNTRDEMIISTKAGHLMWPGPYGDGSSRKYLMASLDQSLRRLKLDYVDIFYSHRYDPNTPLEETMSALSDAVRQGKALYVGISKYPVDKTLEAYKILKANGTPCLIHQDRYSMLSRDVEQGILQAASEHGVGFIGFSPLYQGILSDKYLHGIPDNSRAAKPTGFLQRNQVSPEVVEKVSKLNAIALNRSQSLAQMALQWCLRSPLVQSVIVGTSSLEQLQNNINALNYPGFTNEELGMIDQILNEK; from the coding sequence ATGCAGATAGAACCCTCTCCTTCTCGCTATGAAGACAAGATGCAATACATTCAGTGTGGAAATAGCGGGCTACAACTTCCGAGAATTTCACTTGGTTTATGGCACAATTTCGGCGATGTAGATGACTATGATGAAGCGGTACGGATGGTCCAGTATGCTTTTGATAACGGCATCACACATTTTGATCTGGCAAATAATTATGGGCCCCCCGAAGGAACTGCAGAAGCAAACTTCGGCAAAATTCTTCAACATTTTCCTAAAAACACAAGGGATGAGATGATTATTTCCACAAAAGCCGGGCATTTGATGTGGCCGGGCCCCTATGGAGACGGCAGTTCACGGAAATATCTAATGGCCAGTTTAGATCAAAGCTTGCGCCGGTTGAAACTGGATTATGTGGATATTTTTTATTCGCATCGGTATGATCCAAATACTCCATTGGAAGAAACAATGTCAGCTCTCTCCGATGCTGTCAGACAAGGGAAAGCGCTCTATGTTGGTATCTCCAAATATCCGGTTGATAAAACATTAGAAGCATACAAAATACTGAAAGCAAATGGGACGCCTTGCCTGATTCATCAGGATCGATATAGCATGCTGTCACGCGACGTTGAACAAGGAATTTTGCAGGCAGCATCAGAACATGGGGTCGGCTTCATAGGATTCTCGCCTTTGTATCAGGGCATTTTATCGGATAAATATTTGCATGGAATTCCTGACAATTCACGTGCTGCAAAGCCTACCGGTTTTTTACAGCGGAACCAGGTTTCACCAGAAGTTGTAGAAAAGGTATCAAAACTTAACGCTATTGCACTGAACCGAAGCCAGAGTCTGGCACAAATGGCTTTGCAGTGGTGTCTTCGTTCTCCCTTGGTGCAGTCAGTTATTGTAGGGACAAGTTCGTTGGAACAACTACAAAACAATATCAATGCATTGAACTATCCTGGGTTTACAAATGAAGAGTTGGGTATGATCGATCAGATTTTGAATGAAAAATGA